The following are from one region of the Deltaproteobacteria bacterium genome:
- a CDS encoding 30S ribosomal protein S18 translates to MAYNRRRKMTYHRRKVCRFCADSSLKIDYKDPKTLRYFTTERGKIIPRRISGNCAKHQRELTTAIKRARKIALLPYTTSTIR, encoded by the coding sequence ATGGCGTACAATAGAAGACGCAAAATGACCTACCATCGACGGAAGGTTTGCCGGTTTTGTGCGGATAGCAGTCTCAAGATCGATTACAAGGATCCCAAGACCCTGAGGTATTTCACTACCGAACGGGGCAAGATCATCCCGAGGAGGATTTCGGGGAATTGTGCGAAGCACCAGCGCGAATTGACAACAGCGATCAAGAGGGCAAGAAAGATCGCCCTCTTGCCCTATACGACTTCGACCATCAGGTAG
- the rpsF gene encoding 30S ribosomal protein S6, translated as MRHYETIYILNPNLAEEQYQEARDKFGKIIEREKGVLIRTEEWGTQKLAYNVKKFERGTYVLVEYCGNPGLTAELERELKLDDRILLYQTVKLSDKADPEALLLREEEARKARETKETESVAEVKTDEEGGDKTEAEEKADSSSQGGVSDGVQ; from the coding sequence ATGAGACATTACGAGACGATTTACATTCTTAACCCGAACCTGGCCGAAGAACAATACCAGGAAGCGAGGGACAAATTCGGTAAGATTATCGAGCGGGAAAAGGGGGTTCTCATAAGAACCGAGGAGTGGGGCACCCAAAAGTTGGCTTACAATGTGAAGAAATTCGAGAGGGGGACCTATGTGCTGGTTGAATACTGTGGAAACCCCGGGTTGACGGCGGAACTGGAGCGGGAGCTCAAGCTCGATGACCGGATTCTTCTTTATCAGACCGTGAAACTCTCTGACAAGGCCGACCCGGAGGCGCTTCTACTCCGGGAAGAGGAGGCGAGAAAGGCCCGCGAGACCAAAGAGACGGAAAGTGTCGCTGAAGTGAAAACGGATGAAGAGGGAGGAGATAAAACCGAAGCGGAAGAAAAGGCCGATTCAAGCAGCCAGGGAGGGGTAAGTGATGGCGTACAATAG
- a CDS encoding YybS family protein translates to MKTKEALGCIGTAVVLLFSSAWIPLIGPFISLLSPLPFVYYAAKRGLMEGIKVVGATILVAGLVSGAAGFPQIVILCVEFGVLGLILSEVFRRRMTFGYAVFITTTLMLLAGALILAGLGIAKGTSPPALIIQYFQNNLKETLQVYGNLGEFQGEDPRIQEYVKVMTGILARTYPALVIIGTGFVVWLNIVLCRPMFHHARLEYPDFGRADYWRTPDTMVWGVILAGFSLFLPLGGIRFIATNTLIVLLAIYVFHGLAIVLFFFNKYRVPLWLRVGGYILILFQQVVLVGLALAGLFDQWIDFRKIHHKKAN, encoded by the coding sequence ATGAAAACCAAAGAAGCATTGGGATGTATCGGCACTGCCGTCGTCCTGCTCTTCTCTTCCGCCTGGATTCCACTGATTGGACCATTTATCAGCCTCCTTTCCCCCTTGCCGTTTGTGTATTATGCCGCCAAGCGGGGCCTCATGGAGGGGATCAAGGTCGTGGGCGCCACGATCCTCGTGGCGGGATTGGTTTCAGGGGCGGCCGGGTTCCCCCAAATCGTGATCCTTTGTGTAGAGTTTGGAGTGCTGGGCCTGATCCTCTCCGAGGTTTTCAGGAGGCGGATGACCTTTGGATATGCGGTCTTTATAACCACCACCCTGATGCTCCTGGCCGGCGCCCTCATACTGGCAGGGCTCGGGATCGCCAAGGGGACGTCACCACCGGCCCTGATCATCCAGTATTTTCAGAACAATCTGAAGGAAACCCTCCAGGTTTACGGGAACCTGGGAGAATTTCAGGGCGAAGACCCCCGTATCCAGGAATATGTGAAGGTTATGACCGGGATCCTGGCCCGGACCTATCCCGCGTTGGTGATCATCGGGACGGGATTTGTGGTCTGGCTGAACATTGTGCTTTGCAGGCCCATGTTTCACCATGCCCGGCTCGAGTACCCGGATTTCGGTCGGGCAGACTACTGGCGGACCCCGGATACGATGGTATGGGGCGTGATCCTGGCCGGTTTTTCTTTATTTTTGCCCCTGGGTGGGATAAGATTCATAGCTACCAACACACTGATCGTCCTGCTGGCGATCTATGTCTTTCATGGCTTGGCGATCGTCCTGTTTTTCTTCAATAAATATCGCGTTCCTTTGTGGCTTCGGGTTGGTGGATACATCTTGATTCTGTTTCAGCAGGTGGTCCTGGTGGGGTTGGCCCTGGCCGGGCTTTTCGATCAGTGGATCGATTTTCGTAAAATTCATCATAAAAAGGCGAATTAG
- a CDS encoding inositol monophosphatase gives MKELDIARRAAREAGEILLRKLGRINRISKKGEIDLVTEADLASEEAIVGIIREHFPRDSILTEESGEYRNRPDRVWLVDPLDGTTNFAHGFPFFALSLALEVKGDLVVGIVYNPRMNEFFEALKGGGAFLNGRPVHVSPTKTLNEALCATGFPYDIRERPKEILSRFREMIIRAQGLRRPGSAALDLCYVAAGIFDAFWEEGLKPWDTAAGALILNEAGGRTTDFKGRPFTPYMDTVAATNGLLHQEMLSALERGSDPLEIPG, from the coding sequence ATAAAGGAACTGGATATCGCCCGCCGGGCGGCCCGCGAGGCAGGAGAGATCCTTCTCAGGAAACTGGGCCGAATTAACCGCATCTCCAAGAAAGGGGAGATCGATCTGGTTACAGAGGCAGACTTGGCCTCGGAAGAGGCCATCGTCGGCATCATCCGGGAACACTTTCCAAGGGACAGCATCCTGACAGAGGAGTCCGGGGAGTACAGGAACCGGCCGGACAGGGTATGGCTCGTGGATCCCCTGGATGGAACGACCAACTTCGCCCATGGTTTTCCCTTCTTCGCTCTCTCCCTTGCCCTTGAGGTGAAAGGGGATCTCGTCGTGGGGATCGTTTACAACCCAAGGATGAACGAGTTTTTCGAGGCCCTGAAGGGGGGCGGCGCCTTCCTGAACGGCCGTCCCGTCCATGTCTCGCCCACAAAGACCTTGAACGAGGCTTTGTGCGCAACAGGGTTTCCCTATGACATTCGGGAGAGGCCCAAGGAGATTCTAAGCCGCTTCAGGGAGATGATCATCCGGGCCCAAGGCCTGAGGCGTCCTGGATCCGCGGCCCTGGATCTCTGTTATGTGGCCGCCGGTATCTTCGACGCTTTCTGGGAAGAAGGCCTGAAACCCTGGGACACCGCGGCAGGCGCCCTTATCTTGAATGAGGCCGGAGGAAGGACGACCGACTTTAAGGGAAGACCCTTTACACCCTACATGGATACCGTGGCGGCGACCAACGGCCTCCTCCACCAGGAAATGCTCTCCGCCCTGGAGAGAGGCAGTGACCCTTTGGAAATTCCCGGCTGA